ACCCCCAACTTGGATAGTCGCGGTTCGATGCCAAACGATAGGCGATATCCGGCCTGCCGTTTGCAGTAAGCCCCCTCATCAGCCACTGGGTTCCTATTACTCCCGTCCCGATATGCCCCTTGTTTTCTATCATGATCTTATCGGCTATGCTAGTCATCAATTTCTCTCGGGAATTTTCCGGAACAATTCCATAGACGAGTGGAAGCAGGTTGGCTGTAATTGTATTATTACTGTACTGGCCTTTGCCAGGATCAAAAAACTTCTTATTGAAAGCGTCTTTTATAGCAGAAGCTCTTGCTGCGAACTCAGCAGCATCCTCATTCTTGTTCAGCAGCTTCGCAAATTTTCCCATTAACGACGATGCATGTACATATGTTGCCGAGGCGAGGAGTACACCATCTGTTTGCCTTTTTGGATCTCTTGAGTGGATCATCTCTTTTGATTCAGGCGGCACACACCAGTCGCCATACTTATCTTTTGTGATCAAACCATCCCGGGTGTATTTGGCGGCCATGTAGTCCATCCATTTCTTCATCGAATCATAGTGCTTTCTAATCGATTCGAAGTCGCCATACTGCCTGTACAGCATGTCGGCAATCGTCATATAGGTGGAAGGCCACGTTACATTATCGCTGTAATACCTCCAGAAGGCCGGCGCCACATCCGGTATGCTGCCGTCTTCTTTTTGCGACTGACGGATATCATCCAGCCACTTGGCGTAAAGCCGGCTGTTATCAAAAATAAAGCTTTCACCATATGCACCGGTAGTGCGATCGCCTAACCAGGGCTGGCGCTCGTTACGTTGCGGACAGTCGACGGGCATTCCCTTATAGTTGCTGAGAATACCCCACTTTGCATTCTTGTAAACCTGATTGATCGTGGCATCTGAAGTAAGAAACCCGCCAGTAGTTTTCATATCATCATAAATCACCCGCCCATCGAAATCCTCTATAGCAGGAGTGCCTGGATATCCTGTAATTTCAACGAAACGAAAGCCATGATATACAAAGGTTGGCTCCCAGCTTTCCTGTACTCCTCCCTTTAATATGTAGACGTCGGTAGAACGGGCGTCGCGAAGATTGCGGACATATAACTCCCCATTAGCCTGAACATCTTCGCCAAAGCGAAGTTTAACAGTGTCTCCTTTTGATCCTTTAACCCTCATCCGCAGCCATCCCGCAAAGTTCTGACCCATATCTAAAATATAGGTATTGGCTTTCAACTTTTTTATTGAAACCGGCTTTATCGTAGCCATCACCTTCATGTTCTCGTTCATTTGGGCTTCATAGGTACCACCCGGTTCCTGCACAAACGTTGCCTTCAGCCATTTACTGTCATCGAACCCGCTGGTATTCCATCCCGGCATCTCTTTATTCGCGTCGTATTCTTCTCCGTCGTACTCGTTATTCGACCTTATAGGTCCGTCAGCATTCAGCTTCCATGAATCGTCAGACACAATCGCTTCGTTAGAACCATCCGAGTATTCAATCAGAAGATTGAAGAGCATTTTAGGATACCCGAAAGTCTTGATTTTATAAGGCTTATAGGCCTGTCGCATGGTGTAGTATCGACCGTTGCCCAGGATAGTACCAACAGCATTCTTCCCAGGCTTAAGCATACCTGTAACATCAATAGCATTGTACTTGACACCTTTGAAATAGTCGGTAGGTCCGGGTGCCAGAACCTGATCTCCTACCTTTTGTCCGTTGAGGTAAAGCTCATATAAACCCAGCCCGATAATATAGGCTGTTGCACGACTAATGGTTTTCTTTGTTTCAAATTCTTTCCGTAAGTACCTTGCAGACAAACGCGACCACTGGGTTTCACTATCCCAGGGAAAAGAACGGTCCATTCCAATCCATCTGCCTTTCCAGTCAATAGAATTCAGAAGTCCAATTGTGAAAGTAGCAGGACTGCTCCATGCTGATTCGCCCTTGTTCGTCCATACCTTCACTTTCCAATAGCATCTTGCATTGCCTTTGAGATCTGTACCATTATATTTAACATGAACCGAAGCATCAGAGCCAACCTTCCCCGAGTTCCACAGGTCACCTTCATTGGCAGAAAGTTTTTCCTCGCTGGAAGCTACAAGTACCTGGTACGCGGTCTGAACAGTCGCTCTTGCGGCGGACCTGATCTCCCAGCTCAACCGCGGTTGTGTAACGTCAATCCCTACAGGATTAACAAGAAGTTCCGTCCTGAGATTTTGCAGACTAACAACATCCGCTTTTCCATAGACGTTCATGCCCGTAGTTAGCAGGAACAGAGGAAAGATTATCAGATAAAGAATACTTTTATGTTTCATTTTATTTAAGCTATTGGCAGTTAGCGATTGGCTTCCTGCATAATGCACTTGTTTATTATTATTTAGCTATTGGCGCTTAGTGTTTAGCAATCGGTTACTATATTACTCATAATTCCTCTCGCTTAACTTATTCTTGATACTTGCATCTTGATACTTGATACTAAACCTCACTTTCCCGAGAAATCAAAATACAACACTATATTCAACGCTCTTGCAGGCTCTTTCTCATAATCATAAAACAGGTTCTTCATTGACATGGGCCCGGTACGGTCAGCCCGTTGAGTTTTTGTACCTATACCCGGAATTCCCTGCATAAAAGAAATATCTCCCGACGGAAAAAGAGGCTCATAATTATGCCATTGATCGGTTTTGTATGCCGCACTAAACAGACGCAAAAACAGATCTTCATTCTCGGTTACCACTGTAAAAGGCTGGTCTGTGGTTAGGAATTTACACCAGTACATGTTAGAATGATATCCTTTAAATTCAGGATATGCCCAACTTTCACCGGTCTCCGTGCTATTGTAATCCTTTTTCCAAACGCCAAACTGATTGCCTTTTATCCGGTTTTTCCACACCCTGTAAGGGCCTCTTCCCATATACTCCATCCCTTTCATTTTATTTTCAGGAAACGAGAAGTTTATTCCGGCAAAGTTGGTAAGATATTCTGCCGGAAAGTATTTCACATCCAGCTTCACCCAGCCCGAAGGATATATCGTCCACTGAAGTGTGTTATACGATGTTTTACGATTGAAGGTCGACTCAATGATCAATTTATCACCATCTCTCCTTGATGTAATACCACTGAAATTATTCGCTCCTTCCTGAACCACCGGACCGTTACTAAATGGAATGATTCCGGCGTCATTCTGTACTTTCTTAAGGACCCCCGTGCTTTTGCTGAAGCTAAGGCTGATCCCATTTGCCTTAACATTGTAAAGAGAGTCTGTTTCCGTTACAGAAACCGCCCCTTTGCCCTCCTTTACCACCATTCCTGCGGCTTCTTTAGCAGGAAGTGTAATGGGGAAGCTTGATGTGAACAATTCTCTTTTATGAGGATCTGTTGCGGTAATGTAGAGAACGTCGAAACTTCTCCAGTCGGAAGGCAGGTCCACTTTTAACTTTCCTTTTTCAAAAGGCTTTAGGTCCGGGGATCCAGCAGTTCCTGTTTTTGATGCGTTCGTTTTAAGGTTAACCAGCTTCCAGCTAAAGCTGCACTGGTTAAGGTTCGTGTAGTAATACCGGTTCTCTACATTGAACACGCCATCAAAGCCTTCGGTCATTTCCCTGCGTTCGAAAAACACAGGACTCCATACCTCCTTAATAGTAAAGAAGCTGCCCTCCTTTTCATGGTAGGGGCCAACAATGCCGTCTGCACCGCGACTTCCATCCGTGTCCAGGATGCCATTCTTATCCGTCCTTACCACTCCCTGATCTGCAAAGTCCCACAGGAAACCACCGGCAGAAAGCGGGTGATTCAGCATTTCATTCCAATAATCTTCCAGTCCGGCGCCATGACCGCCATCGTATACGCCATGTAAAAATTCGGTGGGCATTACGATACTATGGCCATGCATATAATTGGAAATTCCGTAGTTATACTCGCGGTAGTGCTGTGTGTCAAAACCATTAAAATCCTCCCAGGGGTGAACCATGGGGCGTTTCTGAATATCCAGTTCTGCGAATAAATGATCGAGTTCACGGTTGTGGCCTCCTTCATTTCCGTTAGACCAGAACACAATAGAAGGATGGTTCACATCCTGGATCATCATTTCCTTTAACAGCTTTGAGCCGGTAGGCGTATCGTAGTTCCCATGCCATCCGCCGAGCTCATCCATCACAAATAAACCGAGAGAATCGCAAACGTCGAGAAAATGACTATCCGGAGGGTAATGCGACATGCGTACTGCATTCATATTCATATCCTTCATCAGGTTCACATCGGCAATACTGATCTTCTTGCTGGTTGTCCTACCCGACGATGGCCAGAAAGAATGACGATTTACCCCTTTAAATTTAATCTTCACCCCATTTATAAATACCCCGTCGCGTTCCCTCACTTGAATGGTGCGGAATCCAGTCTTCTGACTAAAAGAATGAATGGGCTTCCCATTGTCATACAGCGTAAAAACAGCTTTATACAGATTAGGAAATTCCGGAGACCAGAGCTTTGGAGAGCCGTAACTACCGCTGAGAAGTATCTCTGAAGAGCCATTTGCTATAGACGAAGACATCTCGTTCCCAAATTTCTGACCATCGGCAGAATATAGCTGAACAGATACCTTAGCCGCCCCGCTCTGTGTGTATACCTTTGCTGCAAACTGACCGTTTGCCTTTGCATCAATTGCTACTCTTTCAATGTGCGACGCAGGCAAAGCCTCCAGATAAACAGGCCTGAATATCCCTCCGAATATCCAGTAGTCGGCTTTCCTTTCGGCTTCATTCACCGATTGGTTGGCAGAGTGCTTAGCCACTGTTACTTCCAACCGATTGGAGGAGCCGTATTTCAACAGCTTGCTGATATCGTATCTAAATGCATAGAAGGAACCCTGATGGATCTCTCCGGCCTGAATGCCATTGATCTTCACCTCCGTATCCGTCATAGACCCTTCAAATACGATATTTACTTTCTTGCCGCGCCATGCAGACGGAACCTTAAAAGTGTACTTATATAGTCCCTTTTCTTTTCCCCTCACAGAGTCTTTATCGAAGCCGTAGTTATATTTACCAAAGCCCTGCAACTCCCAGTTTGATGGCACTGCAATCTTACTCCACTTACCTGAGTTTCTTCCTGCCGTGCAATAGAAATCCCACTTCACAGTATGGTCATTACCGGTACCTGATAAGTATACTTTCTGAGTTTCCTGGGCCCTGAGAGAGCTGAAAGCAGAAAGCAGAAAGCTCAAAGCTAAAAGCTTAAAGCGGAAAGCGAAGGGTTGAAAGTTGAAAGTTGAAAGTTGAAAGTTGAAAGCAAAAAGCTGAAAGCTGATCACTGATTGCTGATGGCCTCTCAAGGATTGCTGATTGCTGATCGTAGATTGCATTACTTTTTACTATCCGGTTTAAACTGATTAATCAAAATATTATCGGTCCTGAAGGGTTGCGCAGGCAGACCCTCTTTATTATAAAGATTGGGTTGGGCTGTTTCCACCCATGCAAACCGTACGTCGGCCGGGCTGTTCACCGCATTGGATGAAACAACTACTTTATTTCCTTTTATTTCAGCCTGCGCAGGAACGAATTTCTTATCCTTTCCCGCGATAAGAAAATCTGACAATGTCTTGCCGTCCTTACTGACGAGGCCCCCTCCCACAGAGCTGAAGCTCAGTTCTATCTTATTACCCTTTATTTTCATTCCATGATAAACCGGACCGGTACTTACAATTTCCTTAAATCCATAGTCACGTGCAAGGGCAAGAAGTGCCAGCCGTCTGCCGACCTCCCATTTATAAGAAGGATGGATATCGCTGAGATTATCAGCCAGATCGGTAGTAATGATCATGGCGGTGTTCGGTATTTTTAGGGCCGCAGCCTGCGCTTCCCTGAACTCGGGTAACGATTCTTTATTGAGTGTAACCTTATTATCTTTTGATTCAGAATACTTGAAAGGTGCTATCTGAACATAGTAAAAAGGGAGATCTTTATCATTCCAGTCGCTTCGCCACCTGCCGATCAAAGCTTCCATTTTATGGGTGTATTCAATCCTTTCATTAAGGAAGCAATTCGTCTCTCCCTGGTACCAAAGGAAGCCTTTTATAGCGAAAGGAACCAGGGGATGAATCATAGGAGTATAAAACTTCCCGGGATCATTTTGAACCTTATAGTTAATAAAAAAAGCGTGATCATTGAAAGCCTCCGCCGGGATCCATGGTTCTATAGCACTCCCCGGGACGGCAGAAGAAATTACACCAACGGGAACATGAAGGCGGCTGTATAACTCTTTTGCAAAGAAATAAGCCGGGGCTGAAAACACCCTTAGCGCAGAATCACGTGCAATGCTCCAGCCACGGTGAAGGGAATCGGGCTTGATCAGCTCCTTCCGGTTTACCTGGAATATCCTGATTGAAGGATTTTTAGCGTACTGCAATTCATCCACCGGATTCTGTCCGGCGACATCAGGACGCTTCATTTTGCTGCTTTTTCGCATAGTGAATTCCATGTTCGACTGGCCTGAACACAGCCAGACTTCACCAACAAGGATGTTCTCAAGCTTTATAGTATTCGATCCGGCAATGATCATTTCACGCCCTTCAGATGAAGCGTTCATTGGATCAAGCAAAACTTGCCACTTGCCTGCTACATCAGCTATTGTTTCCTTTCTCTGCACTGAAAACGTTACACTAACTTTCTCTCCTGCCACTGCTGTTCCCCAGATACAAACTGGTTTATCCCTCTGTAAAACCATGTTATGCCCTAGTACTCTCGGCAGAACAACTTCGGCCTGCGTTTCAGATAACATGAGGAGCGCAGCAATTACAAAGAAGATCGTAGTTACTCTCATTCTATATGCCGGTTTTAAAAGATTTAATGGAATATATGGCTTCCGGTGCTGGCTCCCCGGGTTTATCAAGATCAAAGTCCTGGTCGGTAGGAGTATCCGCATCAGGAAAACGCCTTACTTCACCGGTTCTGAAAACAATTCTTTCTACTGATGCAACAGGAGCAAAAAAGATCTTAGTTCCCTTGCTCTGACCGTTTACAGAAATTGAATAAGAACGGGTAGCCACATTATAGTCGACACGAACCTTGTACTCCTTGCCCCCCTCGTACTTCGTGACGCCTGAATTTCTATATCCGGCTTTTGTCTTGAGCATACTGTCGGCATCAAAGATCAGCCTGATAGCCGCGCTTCCTTTTGCATCCTGGAATTCTACATGTAACAAGCCTCTATTATTTTGCGCTGGGATGACCGAAAACTCAACGGACCCCTGTTTTGATGCCGGAATTACGCGCTCTGCTTTTGCATAGTCGTAAGGGTCTTTATCTCTTAAAACGAGAGATTTTGCTCCGTCACCTCCCTTTTCAATTTTTACCGTTGCCCAAAGCGGACTGTATACATTCCAGTAATTAAGCTCCTTCCCATCTGCTATCTGAGTAAAATCCTCATTAACAGCATCAGTGACTTTTGAAACTACCGGAACAGGAACCCTGGCTACCCACATATCCTCCTTGTTCATGCTGTAGGTTATCCACATATTTTTATCAGGAGGCGTTCCATTCCCTTCTGCTATACCTCTCACATATTGGGGACCATAAGACTTGTAATTGCCACCGTAGCGCATCGGCGAGATCTCACCATTCACCAGCAGAAGGTCTTTATACTCCAATCCATTATCACTTGTAGAAACTGCCAGAGGCC
The window above is part of the Arcticibacter tournemirensis genome. Proteins encoded here:
- a CDS encoding glycoside hydrolase family 78 protein, with translation MKHKSILYLIIFPLFLLTTGMNVYGKADVVSLQNLRTELLVNPVGIDVTQPRLSWEIRSAARATVQTAYQVLVASSEEKLSANEGDLWNSGKVGSDASVHVKYNGTDLKGNARCYWKVKVWTNKGESAWSSPATFTIGLLNSIDWKGRWIGMDRSFPWDSETQWSRLSARYLRKEFETKKTISRATAYIIGLGLYELYLNGQKVGDQVLAPGPTDYFKGVKYNAIDVTGMLKPGKNAVGTILGNGRYYTMRQAYKPYKIKTFGYPKMLFNLLIEYSDGSNEAIVSDDSWKLNADGPIRSNNEYDGEEYDANKEMPGWNTSGFDDSKWLKATFVQEPGGTYEAQMNENMKVMATIKPVSIKKLKANTYILDMGQNFAGWLRMRVKGSKGDTVKLRFGEDVQANGELYVRNLRDARSTDVYILKGGVQESWEPTFVYHGFRFVEITGYPGTPAIEDFDGRVIYDDMKTTGGFLTSDATINQVYKNAKWGILSNYKGMPVDCPQRNERQPWLGDRTTGAYGESFIFDNSRLYAKWLDDIRQSQKEDGSIPDVAPAFWRYYSDNVTWPSTYMTIADMLYRQYGDFESIRKHYDSMKKWMDYMAAKYTRDGLITKDKYGDWCVPPESKEMIHSRDPKRQTDGVLLASATYVHASSLMGKFAKLLNKNEDAAEFAARASAIKDAFNKKFFDPGKGQYSNNTITANLLPLVYGIVPENSREKLMTSIADKIMIENKGHIGTGVIGTQWLMRGLTANGRPDIAYRLASNRDYPSWGYMAENGATTIWELWNGNTANPEMNSANHVMLLGDLVIWYYENVAGIKSDPDAPAFKKIIMKPEMIDGLTYARASYQSVHGLVKSDWKKAGKTFIWNISVPANTRALVYIPASSAEKVKEGKKAASASDGLKFLKMEGNRALFEAGSGDYSFTSNM
- a CDS encoding glycoside hydrolase family 2 TIM barrel-domain containing protein, yielding MQSTISNQQSLRGHQQSVISFQLFAFNFQLSTFNFQPFAFRFKLLALSFLLSAFSSLRAQETQKVYLSGTGNDHTVKWDFYCTAGRNSGKWSKIAVPSNWELQGFGKYNYGFDKDSVRGKEKGLYKYTFKVPSAWRGKKVNIVFEGSMTDTEVKINGIQAGEIHQGSFYAFRYDISKLLKYGSSNRLEVTVAKHSANQSVNEAERKADYWIFGGIFRPVYLEALPASHIERVAIDAKANGQFAAKVYTQSGAAKVSVQLYSADGQKFGNEMSSSIANGSSEILLSGSYGSPKLWSPEFPNLYKAVFTLYDNGKPIHSFSQKTGFRTIQVRERDGVFINGVKIKFKGVNRHSFWPSSGRTTSKKISIADVNLMKDMNMNAVRMSHYPPDSHFLDVCDSLGLFVMDELGGWHGNYDTPTGSKLLKEMMIQDVNHPSIVFWSNGNEGGHNRELDHLFAELDIQKRPMVHPWEDFNGFDTQHYREYNYGISNYMHGHSIVMPTEFLHGVYDGGHGAGLEDYWNEMLNHPLSAGGFLWDFADQGVVRTDKNGILDTDGSRGADGIVGPYHEKEGSFFTIKEVWSPVFFERREMTEGFDGVFNVENRYYYTNLNQCSFSWKLVNLKTNASKTGTAGSPDLKPFEKGKLKVDLPSDWRSFDVLYITATDPHKRELFTSSFPITLPAKEAAGMVVKEGKGAVSVTETDSLYNVKANGISLSFSKSTGVLKKVQNDAGIIPFSNGPVVQEGANNFSGITSRRDGDKLIIESTFNRKTSYNTLQWTIYPSGWVKLDVKYFPAEYLTNFAGINFSFPENKMKGMEYMGRGPYRVWKNRIKGNQFGVWKKDYNSTETGESWAYPEFKGYHSNMYWCKFLTTDQPFTVVTENEDLFLRLFSAAYKTDQWHNYEPLFPSGDISFMQGIPGIGTKTQRADRTGPMSMKNLFYDYEKEPARALNIVLYFDFSGK
- a CDS encoding sialate O-acetylesterase; its protein translation is MRVTTIFFVIAALLMLSETQAEVVLPRVLGHNMVLQRDKPVCIWGTAVAGEKVSVTFSVQRKETIADVAGKWQVLLDPMNASSEGREMIIAGSNTIKLENILVGEVWLCSGQSNMEFTMRKSSKMKRPDVAGQNPVDELQYAKNPSIRIFQVNRKELIKPDSLHRGWSIARDSALRVFSAPAYFFAKELYSRLHVPVGVISSAVPGSAIEPWIPAEAFNDHAFFINYKVQNDPGKFYTPMIHPLVPFAIKGFLWYQGETNCFLNERIEYTHKMEALIGRWRSDWNDKDLPFYYVQIAPFKYSESKDNKVTLNKESLPEFREAQAAALKIPNTAMIITTDLADNLSDIHPSYKWEVGRRLALLALARDYGFKEIVSTGPVYHGMKIKGNKIELSFSSVGGGLVSKDGKTLSDFLIAGKDKKFVPAQAEIKGNKVVVSSNAVNSPADVRFAWVETAQPNLYNKEGLPAQPFRTDNILINQFKPDSKK